The proteins below are encoded in one region of Saccopteryx leptura isolate mSacLep1 chromosome 1, mSacLep1_pri_phased_curated, whole genome shotgun sequence:
- the LOC136388668 gene encoding LOW QUALITY PROTEIN: olfactory receptor 4P4-like (The sequence of the model RefSeq protein was modified relative to this genomic sequence to represent the inferred CDS: substituted 1 base at 1 genomic stop codon) has protein sequence MGHDNITEFILLGLFSNVDVNVAYFVLFLLCYLTILSGNLLILLTIRGSCLSAKPMYFFLSYLSFMDVCFTSTMVPKLITDLLAQMKTISYQGCLPQMFYTHFFGANEIFILVAMAYDRYAAICXPLQYIVIMSRQVCYVLVMASIIGAFIHSVIHILIITALPFCGPNQIDHYFCNIFALLKLTCTDTSLLVIAVITTSGVLVIVTFVALVISYIIILSTLRTRSSEGRRKALSSCSSQVTVVFIFFLPLIFTYVHTADSARNNKVFAVFYTVIAPMLNPLIYSLRNTDMKNTMRKVWC, from the coding sequence ATGGGACATGACAACATCACAGAATTCATCCTTCTGGGACTCTTCAGCAATGTGGATGTGAATGTTGCCTACTTTGTCCTGTTCTTGCTATGCTATCTTACAATTCTCTCAGGAAACCTGCTTATTCTTCTCACCATCAGGGGCAGTTGCCTCAGTGCAAAGCCCATGTACTTTTTTCTCAGCTACCTGTCCTTCATGGATGTCTGCTTCACCTCCACAATGGTCCCCAAACTGATCACAGACCTACTGGCTCAGATGAAGACCATATCCTACCAGGGTTGCCTACCTCAGATGTTTTATACACACTTCTTTGGTGCCAATGAGATCTTCATCTTGGTGGCCATGGCATATGACCGCTATGCAGCCATCTGCTGACCCCTTCAGTACATAGTCATCATGAGCAGGCAGGTGTGCTATGTCCTTGTGATGGCTTCTATTATCGgggcatttattcattcagtgatACATATCCTGATTATTACTGCACTGCCCTTCTGTGGCCCCAATCAGATAGACCACTATTTCTGCAACATCTTCGCCCTGCTGAAACTAACCTGCACCGACACAAGTCTGTTGGTTATTGCCGTCATCACTACCTCAGGAGTGCTGGTCATTGTGACCTTTGTTGCCTTGGTGATTTCTTACATCATCATCCTGTCCACGCTGAGGACACGCTCCTCTGAGGGCCGCCGCAAAGCCCTCTCCTCTTGCAGCTCACAAGTCACTGTCGTGTTCATCTTCTTCTTGCCCCTGATCTTCACTTATGTCCACACGGCCGATTCAGCCAGGAACAACAAGGTATTTGCTGTGTTTTACACCGTAATCGCCCCCATGTTGAACCCTCTCATCTACTCACTGAGAAATACAGACATGAAGAACACCATGAGAAAAGTGTGGTGCTGA
- the LOC136388667 gene encoding olfactory receptor 4S2: MGKVNNVTEFVFLGLSQNLEVEEVCFVVFSFFYMVILLGNLLIMLTVYKGNLLKSPMYFFLNSLSFVDICYSSVTAPKMIVDLLAKNKTISYEGCMLQLFGVHFFGCTEIFILTIMAYDRYVAICKPLHYMTIMDQKRCNKMLLGTWLGGFLHSMIQVALVVQLPFCGPNEIDHYFCDVHPVLKLACTDTYLVSVVVTANSGTIALGSFVILLISYTVILVSLRKQSTDGRRKALSTCGSHIAVVIIFFGPCTFMYMRPDTTFSEDKMVAVFYTIITPMLNPLIYTMRNAEVKNVMKKLWGRTVY; this comes from the coding sequence ATGGGAAAAGTGAACAATGTAACTGAGTTTGTTTTCTTGGGTCTTTCTCAAAACCTAGAGGTTGAAGAAGTTTGCTTTGtggtgttttctttcttctacatGGTCATTCTCCTGGGAAACCTCCTCATCATGCTGACAGTTTACAAGGGCAACCTTCTCAAGTCTCCTATGTATTTCTTTCTCAACTCTTTGTCTTTTGTGGACATTTGTTATTCTTCAGTCACAGCTCCTAAGATGATTGTTGACTTATTAGCCAAGAACAAAACTATCTCCTATGAGGGGTGCATGTTGCAACTCTTTGGGGTACATTTCTTCGGGTGCACAGAGATCTTTATCCTTACTATAATGGCTTATGATCGTTATGTGGCTATCTGTAAACCTCTCCACTATATGACCATCATGGACCAGAAGAGATGCAATAAAATGTTGCTGGGGACCTGGTTAGGTGGGTTCCTACACTCCATGATTCAAGTGGCTCTGGTAGTTCAACTACCCTTTTGTGGACCCAATGAGATCGACCACTACTTTTGTGATGTCCACCCTGTCCTGAAACTTGCCTGCACAGATACATATTTGGTTAGTGTTGTTGTGACAGCCAACAGTGGTACCATCGCTCTGGGAAGCTTTGTCATCTTGCTAATATCCTATACTGTCATCCTGGTGTCcctgagaaagcagtcaacagATGGCAGGCGCAAAGCTCTCTCTACCTGTGGCTCCCACATTGCTGTGGTCATCATCTTTTTTGGTCCCTGTACTTTCATGTATATGCGCCCTGATACTACCTTTTCAGAAGATAAGATGGTGGCTGTATTTTACACCATTATCACCCCCATGTTAAACCCGCTGATTTATACAATGAGAAATGCAGAAGTAAAGAATGTAATGAAGAAACTATGGGGCAGAACGGTTTACTGA